The sequence TGACTAAAAATTATTGAAGTGCAAAGTTCTTGCATAACGTTTATTCGAGAATAACTTTAATGAAGCTTGAGAATAAGAAGATATAGTATCACTGCAGAGATTGACTGAAGCTCGCAAGAGGTGTTTATAACAATTCACAAGTAACGTTCAAGGGGGAATTTATCGATGCATGTACGTCGCTTGGCGAATAGTTTAGGATATTGTCATATTTATGTTATACACCTAGGTTGATGTATATGCATGAAACTGGTTAGTTGTAGAAGCATATGTGATTGAAGGCTTGTTCGTACGAATAAAGTCATTCATGGCCTATATACACCAGTTTATGCATATTTTAGGGTTAAGCATTTTGTGAAACCCTCTCTCTGGAGCTGCGGCTCTAGGGATGTGTAACATTGATTTGGTGTTTAATTGCTTCCATCTAGTAATTAATCGATCTAGCTCGTATATATTGTTGTTAAAGATCCACGCATAAAAATTATGTTGAAAAAGGCACTCCATAAAAAATACTCGTTGAGATAACATTTTGGTCACACGACAACTAAAATGATACAAAAAAAAGTGAATGAGTCACGAAAAAAAAACTTTAAACTGAGCTAACCTTGCATATCTTAAATACTTGAAGGGCTGAAACAGTCGTTTAGCGAAATTATAGCCTTACACCATTTTACAATTACTCCGTATAAATAAATTACGAAATCTACAGTACTTGAGATCAAACAATATACCACATCTATCGTGTTCAATAAGTTATCAGATTCACACCTCACCGGAGCATCAAACGTCGTCGTTTCAGTATGAGCAATCAACCGGAATCCTCATCATCGGAACCGTAAGTCAACTATCAACCAAAATTACCTCTATTACTTtacattatatttataatttatatatacatataaatagatACAAATTCACAGTATTTTGAGATATACAGTATATAGCTTAATCGGACTTTTCATAACCTAATTGGATGGTGATCGTTACAGAAAAGGTCAACCGGCGGCGAAAAAGGACTTTTCAACAGCTATCTTAGAGCGAAAGAAATCGCCTAATCGGCTTGTGGTTGATGAAGCAGTGAACGATGATAATTCAGTTGTTGCAATGCATCCAAACACTATGGAGAAACTGCAGTTGTTTCGTGGTGATACTATCCTGCTCAAGGTTTTCAATTTATTCTCAATTTTCATGTTTATTTTTGATGTTAGGGTTTTATTGAGTATTTATATTAGATTTGTTGGAATCATGATTTGTAGCAACGTTATCAGAAATATGTAGTAGATGTTAAGAGATGAAGCGTCAGTAGTCACATTAGTTTATTAACATATGAGTATTATAACTTGTTATGTATCTTGCTTGGCGATGGTGataaatgtaaatatttgaaatgTTGTTATAAAAGTTATCTTAATCTGTTTTACAGGGTAAGAAAAGAAAAGATACAGTCTGTATCGCACTTGCTGATGAAAGTTGCGATGAGCCTAAGATCAGAATGAACAAGGTTATCAGAACAAATTTGAGGGTTCGTCTGGGAGATGTTGTATCTGTGCATCAGTGCCCAGATGTGAAGTATGGGAAGCGTATCCATGTTCTTCCTCTAGATGACACAATCGAAGGTGTCACAGGGGACTTATTTGATGCATATCTGAAACGTAAGTTATTAGTGTTTTAAGTACCTTTGCTACATGTGACCCTTGTCATACAATATGTCATACAATTTATGTATGCACTTAGTGTTTGTTTATTtatatgttatttatatatataatccatgGAAGTGTTGTCTTACTGAACTTATATTGATCAATGCAGCCTACTTTTTGGAGGCGTATAGACCTGTAAGAAAAGGAGATCATTTTCTTGTTAGAGGTGGGATGAGATCTGTAGAGTTCAAGGTAATCGAGACCGACCCAGGGGAGTATTGTGTTGTTGCTCCAGACACTGAAATCTTTTGTGAGGGTGAGCCCATTAAAAGAGATGATGAAGACAGGTTGGATGAGATTGGTTATGATGATGTAGGTGGTGTCAGGAAACAAATGGCTCAGATTCGTGAGTTGGTTGAATTGCCGTTAAGGCACCCTCAACTTTTCAAATCCATCGGAGTGAAACCCCCTAAAGGTATTTTGCTCTATGGCCCCCCTGGTTCTGGAAAGACGCTTATAGCAAGGGCTGTAGCAAATGAAACAGGAGCATTCTTTTTCTGCATTAATGGACCAGAAATTATGTCAAAAATGGCTGGGGAGAGTGAAAGCAATCTACGAAAGGCGTTTGAGGAAGCTGAAAAGAATGCCCCGtcaattattttcattgatgagatTGACTCCATTGCCCCTAAACGAGACAAGACCAATGGTGAAGTTGAAAGGAGGATTGTTTCACAACTATTGACACTCATGGATGGGTTAAAATCCCGTGCACATGTTATTGTAATGGGGGCCACAAATCGCCCAAACAGCATTGATCCTGCTCTTAGAAGGTTTGGCAGGTTTGATAGAGAGATAGACATTGGCGTGCCTGATGAAGTTGGACGTCTTGAAGTTATTCGTATCCACACCAAGAACATGAAACTCTCTGAGGATGTAAGTTACTTTGTCCAAATGTTTTGTTTTATTAAGTAGCCACAATTAGTTGACTGATCATCAGTTACAATGAAAAATAAATCATCAGGTTGATTTGGAGAAGATATCTAAAGAAACACACGGTTATGTTGGTGCTGACCTTGCTGCTCTCTGCACTGAAGCTGCACTTCAGTGTATCAGAGAAAAAATGGACGTCATTGATTTGGAAGACGATTCTATTGATGCTGAGATACTGAATTCCATGGCTGTCT comes from Rutidosis leptorrhynchoides isolate AG116_Rl617_1_P2 chromosome 4, CSIRO_AGI_Rlap_v1, whole genome shotgun sequence and encodes:
- the LOC139844060 gene encoding cell division cycle protein 48 homolog, whose product is MSNQPESSSSEPKGQPAAKKDFSTAILERKKSPNRLVVDEAVNDDNSVVAMHPNTMEKLQLFRGDTILLKGKKRKDTVCIALADESCDEPKIRMNKVIRTNLRVRLGDVVSVHQCPDVKYGKRIHVLPLDDTIEGVTGDLFDAYLKPYFLEAYRPVRKGDHFLVRGGMRSVEFKVIETDPGEYCVVAPDTEIFCEGEPIKRDDEDRLDEIGYDDVGGVRKQMAQIRELVELPLRHPQLFKSIGVKPPKGILLYGPPGSGKTLIARAVANETGAFFFCINGPEIMSKMAGESESNLRKAFEEAEKNAPSIIFIDEIDSIAPKRDKTNGEVERRIVSQLLTLMDGLKSRAHVIVMGATNRPNSIDPALRRFGRFDREIDIGVPDEVGRLEVIRIHTKNMKLSEDVDLEKISKETHGYVGADLAALCTEAALQCIREKMDVIDLEDDSIDAEILNSMAVSNEHFQTALGTSNPSALRETVVEVPNCSWEDIGGLENVKRELQETVQYPVEHPEKFEKFGMSPSKGVLFYGPPGCGKTLLAKAIANECQANFISIKGPELLTMWFGESEANVREIFDKARGSAPCVLFFDELDSIATQRGSSSGDAGGAADRVLNQLLTEMDGMSAKKTVFIIGATNRPDIIDPALLRPGRLDQLIYIPLPDEDSRYQIFKAAMRKSPVSKDVDLRALAKYTQGFSGADITEICQRACKYAIRENIEKDIEKERKKSENPDSMDEDEDEVAEIKAAHFEESMKYARRSVSDADIRKYQAFAQTLQQSRGFGSEFRFPEAASGAGAAASDPFAASAGGADDDDLYS